The following are from one region of the Falco cherrug isolate bFalChe1 chromosome 19, bFalChe1.pri, whole genome shotgun sequence genome:
- the LOC114014623 gene encoding putative small proline-rich protein 5, whose product MCSRRSCHSHETSCHESHSPCHDSGPSCHDSRPSCHYTIQRQPVQKYNYVTPCCPPVQTYCPPVQRYCPPMQSYCPPVQRYCPPAPYCPQYTKNICKLPPTYPKY is encoded by the coding sequence ATGTGCTCCCGCAGGTCCTGCCACAGCCACGAAACCTCCTGCCACGAATCCCACTCCCCCTGCCATGACTCGGGGCCCTCCTGCCACGACTCCCGGCCCTCCTGCCATTACACCATCCAGAGGCAGCCCGTGCAGAAGTACAACTACGTGACGCCCTGCTGCCCCCCGGTGCAGACCTATTGCCCCCCTGTGCAGCGCTATTGCCCCCCCATGCAGAGCTATTGCCCCCCGGTGCAGCGCTATTGCCCCCCGGCCCCCTACTGCCCCCAGTACACCAAGAACATCTGCAAGCTGCCACCGACGTACCCCAAGTACTAG
- the LOC114014621 gene encoding putative small proline-rich protein 5: MCSRRSCHSHETSCHESHSSCHDSGLSCHDSRPSCHYTIQRQPVQKYNYVTPCCPPVQTYCPPVQRYCPPMQSYCPPVQRYCPPAPYCPQYTKNICKLPPTYPKY, from the coding sequence ATGTGCTCCCGCAGGTCCTGCCACAGCCACGAAACCTCCTGCCACGAATCCCACTCCTCCTGCCATGACTCAGGGCTCTCCTGCCATGACTCCCGGCCCTCCTGCCATTACACCATCCAGAGGCAGCCCGTGCAGAAGTACAACTACGTGACGCCCTGCTGCCCCCCGGTGCAGACCTATTGCCCCCCGGTGCAGCGCTATTGCCCCCCCATGCAGAGCTATTGCCCCCCGGTGCAGCGCTATTGCCCCCCGGCCCCCTACTGCCCCCAGTACACCAAGAACATCTGCAAGCTGCCACCGACGTACCCCAAGTACTAG
- the LOC114014622 gene encoding keratin-associated protein 5-4-like, translating into MCSTGCCSTGCCSIVKSKTVCCSQPCQKTICCEPCQTSVCCSPCQQSCCCDPCQKPCCDPCQTTVCCDPCQKPCCDPCQKPCCDPCQQSVCCDPCQKPCCDPCQKPCCDPCQTTVCCDPCQKPCCDPCQKPCCDPCQTTVCCDPCQKPCCDPCQKPCCDPCQTTVCCDPCQKPCCDPCQKPCCDPCQTTVCCDPCQKPCCDPCQTTVCCDPCQKPCCDPCQTTVCCDPCQKPCCDPCQQSVCCDPCQKPCCDPCQQSCCDPCQKPCCDPCQQSVCCDPCQQSCCDPCQQPVCCTKVCQPSVCCCGQRPCCCYGCRPCCCSGCQSCCSYVVKKKPVMVCCSPVQCCSPMRKYCIPIQQCCAAIKKRC; encoded by the coding sequence ATGTGCTCTACTGGATGTTGCTCCACCGGGTGCTGCTCCATTGTGAAGAGCAAAACAGTGTGCTGCAGCCAGCCGTGCCAGAAGACCATCTGCTGCGAGCCATGCCAGACAAGCGTCTGCTGCAGCCCATGccagcagtcctgctgctgcGACCCGTGCCAGAAGCCCTGCTGTGACCCGTGCCAGACAACTGTCTGCTGTGACCCGTGCCAGAAGCCCTGCTGCGACCCGTGCCAGAAGCCCTGCTGTGACCCATGCCAGCAGTCTGTCTGCTGCGACCCGTGCCAGAAGCCCTGCTGTGACCCGTGCCAGAAGCCCTGCTGTGACCCGTGCCAGACAACTGTCTGCTGCGACCCGTGCCAGAAGCCCTGCTGCGACCCATGCCAGAAGCCCTGCTGCGACCCGTGCCAGACAACTGTCTGCTGCGACCCGTGCCAGAAGCCCTGCTGCGACCCATGCCAGAAGCCCTGCTGCGACCCGTGCCAGACCACTGTCTGCTGTGACCCGTGCCAGAAGCCCTGCTGCGACCCATGCCAGAAGCCCTGCTGTGACCCGTGCCAGACAACTGTCTGCTGTGACCCGTGCCAGAAGCCCTGCTGCGACCCGTGCCAGACAACTGTCTGCTGTGACCCGTGCCAGAAGCCCTGCTGTGACCCGTGCCAGACAACTGTCTGCTGCGACCCGTGCCAGAAGCCCTGCTGTGACCCGTGCCAGCAGTCTGTCTGCTGCGACCCGTGCCAGAAGCCCTGCTGTGACCCATGCCAGCAGTCCTGCTGTGACCCATGCCAGAAGCCCTGCTGTGACCCATGCCAGCAGTCTGTCTGCTGTGACCCGTGCCAGCAGTCCTGCTGTGACCCGTGCCAGCAGCCCGTCTGCTGTACCAAGGTGTGCCAGCCATCCGTCTGCTGCTGTGGCCAGCGACCCTGCTGCTGCTATGGCTGccgtccctgctgctgctctggatgTCAGTCTTGCTGCTCCTACGTGGTGAAGAAGAAGCCCGTCATGGTGTGCTGCAGCCCCGTGCAGTGCTGCTCTCCCATGAGGAAGTATTGCATCCCCATCCAGCAGTGCTGCGCCGCAATCAAGAAGCGCTGCTGA
- the LOC106630833 gene encoding keratinocyte proline-rich protein-like encodes MHYHKGNSYQDLCYDSSVCGEKGWTWHGSTGCCHESPVGTTDVPPCHDPGSLSRDIEGSCQSQPQGCQPMEPCPPQSCCPPQQSCNFGKPRRRVEVSHVQPVCPPPMKIHRRPLQQYRPPLHCEEPECCSKPRRRVEQCPVEDACPPVIVHPRPLQHRCPCIQHCRPPIQHCHPPIQHCRPAAVPLHPGQHQQKQVPLLPPCLQKK; translated from the coding sequence ATGCACTACCATAAAGGCAACAGCTATCAGGATTTGTGCTACGACAGCTCGGTCTGTGGCGAGAAGGGCTGGACATGGCACGGTTCCACAGGGTGCTGCCACGAAAGTCCCGTGGGCACCACAGATGTGCCCCCATGCCATGACCCCGGCAGCCTCAGCCGCGACATTGAGGGGTCCTGCCAGAGCCAACCGCAAGGCTGCCAGCCCATGGAGCCATGCccaccccagagctgctgcccaccacagcaaagcTGTAATTTCGGGAAGCCCCGGCGGCGGGTGGAGGTGAGCCACGTGCAGCCCGTCTGCCCCCCACCCATGAAAATCCATCGCCGGCCGCTGCAGCAGTACCGCCCACCCCTGCACTGCGAGGAGCCGGAGTGCTGCAGCAAGCCCCGGCGGCGAGTGGAGCAGTGCCCCGTGGAGGATGCTTGTCCCCCCGTGATAGTGCATCCCCGGCCGCTGCAGCATCGCTGTCCCTGCATCCAGCACTGCCGTCCACCCATCCAGCACTGCCACCCACCCATCCAGCACTGCCGCCCAGCCGCCGTGCCCCTGCATCCCGGCCAGCACCAGCAAAAACAGGTTCCTCTCTTGCCACCCTGTCTGCAGAAGAAATGA